AAAACAAAAGATCGAGGGTACCAGAAGAGCCGCCATACCGTCGAGTTGAAGTACGAACAAACTGGAATAAACCGTGTGTGGTGATGAGGTCGCTAAAAGCCAGAGATAATTAGCCCTGtgatgaaattataagcagttTTTTAACCCAGCGAACATCGGGCATATTGAAATCTCCTCCGAGCAAGAAATAATCTGTTCAGACTTTATCTAAAATACCTGTAAGAGAAGTAAATGAATGACAGATTGTATTGCTAGGTGGACGGCAAAATGCTCCAATCGTTAGGTGTTCTCTATTCTGAAGCACAACTTTGCACCAAACAGTTTCACAATGGGAACCACTAAAGTCGAGCATGAAACTCGGAATAAGCTTCTTTACGAGTAGAAAGTCGCCTCGCCATTTGTATTTCTGTCCTTGCGATAGGCTTCATAATCAGCAGGAAACACTTTGGAACCGAAGACAATATACGAATTTAAGGTTGATAACAGCGCCGCTAGTTCTTCCATTTTATTTTTAACGCGGCGGCAGTTGATAAGCACTACGTAATATCCAGAAACAGCGGTCGGCCAGGGACAAAGATTGCTGACCGAAGGTCAGCGAACGGTCACacgttttattcatttatttatacagaatacccctaaaggccctcgagagggtattacatagggggggggaagggggcacaggcaaatgaacagaataaaagaaaaccacaaatataaaacaacaaaagcaaaaataagacacttcgcatgacataagtaagcaaaagaatcaaaagaatggcagcgcggcaaagaacgaagattactgcagtattaaaattatacaaacagaacactaatgcaatgtatcatttaataacataccctgcaataacataccctgtaaaggaagccatgaaaaaataacaatgtatgcgaagagttaagcagtagttattgcagatataagattaaaatatgtatcaggatcagtggtggttgcgatatgtgaaggcagagtgttccagtcagatattgtgcgtggtaagaatgaatgcgcatagttaaatgttctgcacgtgaaacgcctaACTTTAAAGGCATGATTTCGGCGGTCAAAAatcgaaggaggcaaagaaaaaaagtcgttatgaagtgatggatgaCGATAAAGTTTATAaaaaagtgatagtcgtgcaATTTTGCGGTGGAGACGCTGGTgttacgtgaataatcggagtaaataaaacgaacggcgcggttctgcaatgattcaatgttatttattaggcaagattggtaagggtcccaaatagccgaggcatattcgattttaggtcgaattagagtggtataggcatgggcacggaggtgaggaggagcatgatttaggttatgttttaagagacctaatgaccgattagcagatgcaagcataaggttgatatggtggttccatgctaagtctgaatgaaggtgaagtcctaagtacttatacgtggtgactagctcgagtgagctattatttaaggagtatgctgtttgaattcgagacattcggttagtaaaagacatcaatttagtttttgaatgattaagttgcataagccaggttgagcaccatgctgttactgaatccaggtcagattgaagggattggcaatcggtgttagaataaattttgcgataaattacacaatcatcagcaaaaagtctgatatgggaagaaatggaatccggtaaatcgttgataaatattaggaaaagtaaggggccaagcacacttccctgtgggacgccagagtgtacttgactgaaagacgaattgtggttattgacagctgtaaattgagacctgggaaagagaaaaattttaacccatgcaatgacaagagggtgaatattaagcagTGCTAGTTTCATTAATAACCGGTTGTGAGGCACACTGTCGAGAGCTTTAGaaattacttttttatttctttaccgCATCAGCAACGGCGTCATAAAAATATGTATAACCACCAATAGTCAGCTTGTCATGCCGTAACTTAATTACTGAATATTGTTGCCGATCGGATTCGGATAGTTTCTTGCGAGCAGTACGAGCAGAGTGTGAAAGATCCTCGCGAATTGAAAACTCGGTTGATTTCAATTTGCTACAGATCGCCAGTACTGCTTCCCGCTCTTTAAACGTTGCAAGACATGTTGCTATTGGCCGGCTTTTGCTTGAGCAAAAAATATCTAGTCTGTGAACGCGGTCGATGTGAATTATGTCGATCTGTATGCCTAGCTTGTCAAAGCACAATGAAGCTACAGCGTCTTCCGATTCTTTCCACGTTTCTTACTGATTATCGGGAGAACTAAAGAAAAGCAGATTGTCGAGTCGGAGTTTGCTTTCCGCATCATGAGCAATGGTTCCAATTGGGACTATTTCTGCAGACAACGGGTACGTGAGAAGTGCTGTTTTTAGCTGTAATATCAATAGTTAGTGATCCCTGAAATTTCTTCAAAGTGACGCCCCCTGATATGGTTTTAATTTGTTCTTCTGTAATGAGCTTCGTTTTATGTATATCTGTCAGATCAGCTAAAATCTTCCTCTGGCCTGATTCAAGTCTCATTACGATTTGTAGGAAGGCTGACATATGTAATTCAGTCTGTGATCCTGCCGCAGACATATCTGGACCAGGACTGATTTCTACATCGCCCGACAAGATCAACAAATGTGACACAGCAACATGCGTTAATGCTGTTAAGGAATGCTTAATAAACGAAAAAACAGCTTCTTTGATGTCAAGTGGACGGAACACCGCTATCAAGAAATTGTTTCAAGTCTTAGTACATGAATTGTTATTTAAGTAACAAACCTGAAGCAGAAGAACGGGTGAGTGCATGGCGCGCGGAACGATGTCGTGCTCCAATGATGGTGGCTGCGGTGGGCGTTTAAATACACAAGGTGATGTCCCGGGTTGCCAGACATGAAGGCAGATTTTGTCTAATCTTGGAGGGAGGACTGATTCACCGTGACCGTTCCATAATCCATCTTGAATAGTCGGCGGATCTTCAGGGTAAGGGCTTGCACCGTGAATTTCGAAACCAGTTGACGATCCGTGGACGCAGATTCCCGACCGGAAAGGCCAGGTAGTCAGAATAACTTGAAGCAGAAGAATGGGTGGGTGCATGGCGCGCCGAACGGTGTCGCGCCCCCTCCGGCAAGCCGAGAAAGGATAACTTGTGCAGAAGAAGAAAGTGGGAGACGGTACCCAGCGCCTTTTGGAAATCAAGTAATAAGAAATTCATCTGCAGACCCAGATCACAGGAAGCGTAAATGTCAAAACTGCGTAACACAAGACAATTTCTTTGTTAAAATATGATATCATAGTTCCGAACCAGCACGGATTCGCACCAAACAAATCAACAAGTACAGCCGTTACATCTATTGTAAATATGATTTATAAAGTtaagcacatatatatatatatatatatatatatatatatatatatatatatatatatatatatatatatatatatatatatatatatatatatatatatatatatatatatatatatatatatatatatatatatatatatatatatatatatatatatatatgtaatttgacgtttcggccgtccaacggccttcatcagaataacagaataggaacggaggacacagaatatgacggagggtgcaaaaaaagtacaaacatataatgcatagaagattaaaaacgtatcacacacgtgactagaacgcgaatgtgggtcacaatggctgaacaggagggctacgttgcgaaatttcGTGCCTTAACACTCTTAGCTACAGAATGCGAtgacagatgattaaacgtgtcatgcttacagtgcaaagatgagaaaccagaattactggaGAGCAAAATCTTAACAAGCCAGAAGTTGCacactctaaaaacactaaaaaatactgccactaaaaaacacaggtcacgataaagcagcataaacggtaacAGTATTAGCTTTTATTACATCCTGACAAAATAACTCATGACGCTATCTGCCTGTCCTGTCCAagcacaagaaaagaataaatatgAAGCATACACGTGCGGTGAGGTAAAAAGATGAACGTAGCAAAATTTTAGCTATATGATGGAGCAGCAAGTTAAACATACAGGCGCGATTAAACGCAAACGCGGGGTGcgatatacatgaagaaaaagcacgaacagaATAGCACTTAACATCGGTGGATATCATGGTGTTTGAACTGGTAGGGTGCTCAATTTCCCCGTGCTTTCGTTCAAACCAGAAGATACTATATTAAACTTATAGATCAGGAAATACTCTCTAATTTCTCGGTCGTGAttagatttaaatgcagattccagaataTTAGCTGTAATGTGATCAAATGAATGACCTGGGAGCTGAACATGTCTTGATAGGGGCAGGTTTGGGAGGGATTTAACATAGGttctgtggttattgaagcgtaatctAAAGGGGGTTTCTGTCTGGCCTACATACTGAAGGTTACATATCGTACACTGGAGTAGGTAAATGACGTTCGCACTATTGTAGGTGAACTCACCCTGTATTTTTAAATGAAAGCTAGAACCCGTACTGCTAACGTTCTGAGACGTAGTCATATGCGGACAAACTTTACAGCGGCTCTTGTTGCAAGGGTGGCAGCCTGTGGGTTGCGGAGGACTAGTTTTTGAAGAAGTTAGTATGTCCCGTAGATTTCTCGATCTTCCATAAACAGCCCTTGGTGGCTCTACGAATATTTCCTTCAGGCGAACACTTTGCATGAGAATATTATAGTGATTTTTTAAGATTGCCGAAATTTTTGGTGCGGATGGAGAATGAGTGAGGACAAGGTTGGTATTTTAGTGGGAAGTATCTGGTTTTTCTTTAGCGAGTAGAATCCTTCGGGATTGTGTATCTGCGCGCTCTATGGCGTCATAGATCAGCTGAGGGGGGTAATTTTGTTGAATGAGTGCGCTAAGAAGTGCAATTTATTAGCGCATAGCTCTTTGCGCTCTTGCAACAAGAGATGAGCTATCAAGCATTCAGGAAAGGAAACAATTaattatttggtttggtttatgggagtttaacgtcccaaagcgactcaggctatgagagacgccgtagtgaagggcttcggaaatttcgaccacccggggttctttaacgtgcactgacatcgcgcagcacacgggcctctagaatttcgcctccatcgaaattcgaccgccgcggccgggatcgaacccgcatctttcgggccagacAGTCAAGCGCCATTGCCACTCAGCCAGAAACAATTAATTATGAATACTCAGTTAGCATGCTTCCAATAATATAAAGGGGTGTCACAAAGTTAACAAGCCTGGAcaggtctcactgacacaggttctggaaactgtccagaatcgtgcaactagattcattttaggcaattaccatcgtacatctagcgtcacccaaatgaaaaagtctttaaacctcctgcccctagctacccgccgtaagcacttccgcatctgcctattccataagattttctactccaattttcaacttcgctctcgatggattcaaccagcaccgttcatttctcaccgtcgtgatcatcaacacaaggtcacagtgcctcattgtaacacagtgacatgtgcgcaatcatattttccgctaacttctaaagaatggaattccctacccgcatcattaactagcatcactgattcaactcaatttagaagaatacttaccactctgattacataatgatcgctttttttggagtgttgtgttctccacgtattagtattgttcttaaactattttattaatctgttccgtgttcattttgctcacttctttttatcctgcctccgttgttctatagttttgtatgaattgtgctttgtttatttttcttgttaacaactgcccttcccctctgaaatgtactttgtaccttgagggtatcacaaataaacaaataaatatccCAGCTTCACGGCGAAGTTTGAAGACAAGTAAGAAACGAAACATGTGTTACAAAACTCGATTCTGAAAGAAAAATAAGGCATCTCACCTGCGTTGCTTTCACGGTCGCATTTCGAGAAGCATTCAATAAACGCTACCTAACATGCAACTTGCCGTTATTGAGTGCTCGTTGACACACGTGGGCAAGAGGGAAGACGTGAGGTGCATTGGGCAAAACGCTGTCTAGAGCGACTGAACTGTGTGCTCCGAGCCGCTCCGGGCTACGCGCGTGTGGATCAGAGATAACAGGTCGGACCACTATTTTTCATTACTGGTCTTATTTCGCAGCATAACATAATACAGACTAGACAAATCTGAAAGGTGAGCAGGTTTGCAGCACGATAAATGATCGAAGTTTGTTACTCTCTCGAGTGCTCTTCTCCACTCAGCTATACAATTAGTTTTGAGAATCACTATGGTTTTACAGGAAGTGGCAGCATTATTTTCGTGTGGCCAGGCTCATGCCATCCGTTCCATCGCTTGGTCGACACAGCTTTCTAGACGATTTTGACAGAACGATTCAAGGTGAACTAGTGACTAGACGATTTGACTTCGACTGATAATGTGGATCATGGTGTGCGTTGTGATAAGCGCTGAAACGTCCTCCTATACTGTACGTCATTATTTTCAGAGCACTAGCTCCTCCTTTCGTGGTACTCTGATTGcgcacgcatttttttttgtaaacccagAGGTCTTCCACTAAAATATTTGGCGTTATTCGTCACATTACTTTGCAACGGACCAACAAAGCAGAGAAGGCTATATGTACTTTCCAACTAAATGTACATCCAAGCACATTAGAAACACCTAACTACAGACGGATTTGGTCGCCGTTGTTTACAGGAGGAAACAGAGCACAGAGAGGGTGAAAGTGATATGAAACGggctgtgttttttttaatgcgttggtTCAACACTTCTTCGTCACTTGTTCCTCGCTTCTTTTCCTTGTGTTGCAAGAAACCCGAGCGACTGTATAGGAGGCACTCAATGAACGGTTATCTGCTTCGCCTCGGGCAGGTAGTTGATACGACGCACAACGCAGCTCATGTGTGTGCGCAAGAGTCGCGAGTCAGTTGACTTATGCTACATATAATCAGTGTAAACTCGCATACACGTGTGAACTCGTATACAGCATGTATGTGTTTATCCGAAACATTCGTGACGCATATGAATTGGTATGCAGACCATATGAGTTAATTTCAGACACCTTTGTTACGCATATGGACTTGTATGAAGGAACAAGTGTGGCAAACTGGGCTTGGTGGTGAAAGACGGGACAAATGTaggagacaaaacaagcgcttgttttgtctcgTCTGTCGGGCTGTTAAGGTTTGTGTGAAGGATATGTGTTCATAACAGGTACGCTTCTTGACACATATAACTAATTTGCTACCCATATGGACTTATATGAGGCACATTTGTGACACATATATAGCTTGTTTACAACACATACGAAATCATAGGAGATCTTTCTATTATGGAGGCAAACCTTTTCGCTCTCCGATTTCCGTTTAGCAGCGACAGAAGAGAAGATGGAGTATAACACGGCAGCCCTTTTAATTAACAAAATTGTGAAAGCCAATAAGAAAACGAAATTGTGAAAGCCAATAAGAAGGAACCGTCGACTGACGCTTCGAAAAGGTTTCCGCGGCTCACCAACAAGTTAATGCATCGCGCACGACAATTGCGTTTGTCTTCTATTTGAGCCGTCATTGCGCTTCAACAACGGTACCCCGGAGACTGGgttgcaaaaataacaaattaGAAAACAAATGTACATTGGGAGATTCAAGTGAAGAACAATTGTGTTGTGCGATGAGTGACTGAAAATTAGAACAGGGCTATATGAGAAGAGGTTTGGGATATTTTCATTACTGATCATAgccctcttcctcctcttccccagagcagagtagccgGTTAGATAATGAGACTTCGAGCCGACCTCTCTACGTTTCTCACAAATAAACTTATCTATCTTCTGTCCAAATGGAACACTGCGCGGAAGAAATGAGAGGGcctccgtgaaaaaaaaaagcgtggtcAACCAAGATAACTGGCCTGCGCTGGACACGTTGCGCATGGACAGAGGCATCAGCGGTGCCTCTTAAGATGGCTTCCTCCGGTATCCTAACGTTGTGTCCTACGCACAAGCCTCCCCGACGCAGCGCCCGCCAGCGGCTTATCCGACTACTGCTGCCACCTGTGCTGGCGACCGGGTCCGGCCTGCTCATCAGGCTGCTGGCGCCCCGCGCCATGCATCGCCCGCTCGCTGTGCCAGGTAAGGTGTACGAGCGTGCAGGTCCCGCCCTCATCAGTGCTGTCGCTCCTCGCAGGCGAGCTGCTCTTGCGCATCTCGGGAGCAGGCATACTTCCGCTGCTAGCATGCCGAATGATGACGGCCGGCGGTGGTCGCAGGCCGGGCAGGCTGCTGGTCCTCGTGCTCTTCCTGCAATTGTCCGCTGGTCTGACGGGCCTGCTTCTAGCTAGCCTCGCCGGCCGGTCGTCCTCCGAGCGCAACGCTGCGGCCGAGCCCCTCGACTGGTTCAGGTAAGGCCGCGGACTAGACGAGCGCAGCACCGAGCCGCTTTTCCGCGCAGAAACCTGGTTCCCGACAACCTGCTTCAGGCTTTCGTGTTTTCGGTGAGTCTGTATTtccacagtgtccatcatgcgggCCCTGACGCCGCATTCTGATCGCAGAATCTCAGCCCAGCCAACCAGACGGAGTTGTCCCGACGTTTGGGAGGAACGCGAGGTAATTATCCAACGGGTACGACGAATGCACGCGTACAGTGCTTCCCCCTGCGCAGTGTCCGGAGCCAGTGGCAACCTGCTGGGGGTAGCAGCTGCCTCGGCTCTGCTGGGTTGCGCCCTGGCACGACAACGGAACCCAGCGTTGCGGTCGCTACTCGCAGACGCTGGCGACTCGCTTGCGCGCCTGCTAAACAGCCTACTGTCATGGTAGGCTTACGGCCTCCTTCGATCAACACGGTCTTTGCTCACAAACCACCCGCTGGCCCCATTTTGTGCAGGGCGTGCCCTCTAGGCGCCCTGTCACTGGCGCTGTCTGCCGACGTGGCACAGGTGGCGACGTGGTCTGTAGGAGTCGCCGCATTGGGCCTGGGGCTGCACGCAGTCCTGGTAGCGGGCCTGGTGTGGGCTTCGCACCGCCGCGAGCTTTTCCGGCTGCTGGCAGCGCTGCCTTGGCCACTGTGCGTAGCCCTCGTTGCAGGTTCCAGCTGGCCCGCGCTGCCGGCCGTTCTGTGGGCCCTGCGTGACCTGGGCACTGGTCGACCTGCTCTGCCCGCCCTTTTGCTGGTGCGCAGCGGCAGTGCTCTGTGCAACATGCTGGCACTTGCACCGCACATGCTGCCCGCTGGGAGCACCCTCGAGCACGGCGCTCTGCTCGCCCTGGCCAATGGCCTCTTCAGTGTGGGCCCAGGCGACGGTCCGCTTGTCTACTTCGCCGGCCTGCCCCCCTTGCCCGGCGTGGTGTAAGTGATTGTAGTGTCTTTGTCATAAAGGTCGCACTCTACATGAACCGTCGCAAACGCAGGCAGCGCCTTGCCGCGCTTCACGATCTGTTCGGCTCCTGCGGCTGCTGCCTCCTGCTCGAGTCGGACCAGGCTACCGACCACCGCAGCCTTACCTTCCACTAGCGGCATTCTGCCGCAAGCTGATAACGAACACCTACCGCCATTTTTTTCGGACCAGCATCTCCTCCATGGCGGGCAACCCATGTGCTTGCTGTAGTCTGAACGGTAGCCTGTAAAAAATAACTGGTGCGATTAATTGCTCACATTGCGTGGCACACGAAAGAAATTTCACATTAAACAAGCTTGACTGTTTCAACTGCTGATTATAAATATGGTCGAAAACCAACTAATAAGCTCTTACATGCGTAATCTAAATCTTAACTGCTCGTTTCTCCAGACACATGGCGCCAAGGAAACTTTCATTCGCATTAAGACCAGTAATGTGACAGTAGATAAACTTCACCACCGCTTTGTCTGTTACGAAGATATCAGTCCAAAATGTCCCTTAAAAATGGCTCTAAGCGTTCTGTCTCTGTCTTGAGTATTTGTGCAACTAACATTAATTTAAAGTGCTTCTATTCATATTTCTTGCTATACTCTGTTTAGTGTTTTATTTCTGACATGCTGTATGTGTGTGTCATTGAAATCGACTCCATATTTGCGGTATTGATGATAAACTCTACACCTACTGGCACTGATATATAGCTTGATTAAGTAGCTCGTCTTTACATGAGAGCTTTTCCCCTGCCTACCTCAACTTTCTTAATGTAGGTTAATAAAATCGCAGTGTTTGTTTTACTGACTCGAAAATCGTTCCGTCGGTGACTATTTTATTCGATCTCCGCCCAATGCTCGCAATCTGCGCGGCCGTAGAGCGCGCGGTCGTCACTCTGCGACACCACAGTACAGTCCCATTACTAATGGACATTTATATGCTTCGCGTCTACTGGGTGTCGCTAAGGCGACAGAGTTGTAGGAAGAAATTGGAAGCGCAAGTCCTTATATCCGTGTTACACAGTTTTCGATGTAACAATTTACCATGGTAATTTATAATAGATTTGCAAAACTATTTCGAGCACTAAAGTACCTATGCTGGAGTGGTTTGTATTTAGCATTTTCTTAACTCAATGACGCCACTATGCTTGCATTACTTATATCAGAATTGTAATTGCCGAGGCGTTGAATTTTACTGGCGTAATTAAGCGTGGCTGTATTGATTGGCTGTGAAAGACTATCAGATATAATATTCTGGCAAATTCATGGCACAGCAAATCGTTTTCAAGGGCTTTTTTCGTCTCTATGAAAAGGAGATGCGGAAGCCTATGCTAAAACTCTCGACGGTAAAAGTTGTTGACGGACGCTGACGTAATTTCCATTAGGTCCGCTATCGAGCTAACACTCGACTAAAACTCTGATATTTTCTTACTCAACAAAGGAGGGGGAGACAACAAAAACTTTTATCCTAAAGGAGGAGCTTGATGGTCGGTGCCCCTAATCCAGGGCTCCGCTAGCAGCAGCTGACTTGCGCAATAGCTGGATGAACCATGTTTGTTGGTCCTGGTTGTCGCCCGTCAGGGCCGCCTACCACTGTCGTTTGTCGGGTATGACACAGGAGCACACGTGTTGGACTCACTT
The Amblyomma americanum isolate KBUSLIRL-KWMA chromosome 3, ASM5285725v1, whole genome shotgun sequence genome window above contains:
- the LOC144123880 gene encoding uncharacterized protein LOC144123880, whose product is MASSGILTLCPTHKPPRRSARQRLIRLLLPPVLATGSGLLIRLLAPRAMHRPLAVPGELLLRISGAGILPLLACRMMTAGGGRRPGRLLVLVLFLQLSAGLTGLLLASLAGRSSSERNAAAEPLDWFRNLVPDNLLQAFVFSNLSPANQTELSRRLGGTRVSGASGNLLGVAAASALLGCALARQRNPALRSLLADAGDSLARLLNSLLSWACPLGALSLALSADVAQVATWSVGVAALGLGLHAVLVAGLVWASHRRELFRLLAALPWPLCVALVAGSSWPALPAVLWALRDLGTGRPALPALLLVRSGSALCNMLALAPHMLPAGSTLEHGALLALANGLFSVGPGDGPLVYFAGLPPLPGVVQRLAALHDLFGSCGCCLLLESDQATDHRSLTFH